CTCCTACTGCAACTGATTGTGCATTTCCATAGTGTCCAAATCCTGCTCCAATAGCCATTTCTCCTGCTTGTACATTTTGGAAGTCAACTGCATTCATAGCTGCCATTAGTGATAATCCTTCATTCATCTTTTCATCTAATCTATCTACTCTATCTTCTAAATGAGTAATTCTTGCTTCATGGTTATTTAATCTTCTGTCTTGTGTTTGATTTTTTTCATCTATTTTATCTAGTCTATTGTCTTGTA
This window of the Fusobacterium varium genome carries:
- a CDS encoding YadA C-terminal domain-containing protein; the encoded protein is MNEGLSLMAAMNAVDFQNVQAGEMAIGAGFGHYGNAQSVAVGVAYAPTDNFNVNVKYSATAGNPESFAIGAGASYKFKVGR